A stretch of [Clostridium] innocuum DNA encodes these proteins:
- a CDS encoding type IV secretory system conjugative DNA transfer family protein codes for MKPEIKKLLILNLPYLLFVWLFDKVGAAVRLSPGADASAKLLHLGDGFTAAFSSIAPSFYPADLALGIAGAVIVRLIIYTKGKNAKKYRRGTEYGSARWGGADDIKPYTDPVFENNIPLTQTERLTMNSRPKQPKYARNKNILVIGGSGSGKTRFFVKPSLMQCTSKDFPTSYIVTDPKGTLILETGKMLQRYKYRIKVLNTINFKKSMKYNPFAYLRSEKDILKLVNTIIANTKGDGEKSGEDFWVKAEKLYYTALIGYIWYEAPEDEKNFTTLLEMINASEAREDDEDFQNPVDLMFERLEEKDPEHFAVKQYRKYKLAAGKTAKSILISCGARLSPFDIKELRELMETDEMELDTIGDRKTALFVIISDTDDTFNFVVSILYTQLFNLLCDKADDEYGGRLPVHVRCLLDEFANIGQIPKFEKLIATIRSREISASIILQSQSQLKAIYKDNADTIVGNCDTTLFLGGKEKTTLKEISEILGKETIDSFNTSETRGRELSHGLNYQKLGKQLMTEDEIAVMDGGKCILQLRGVRPFFSDKFDITKHPKYKYLSDADPKNAFDMEKHLKRRPAIVKPDEVFDYYEIDAADLQEDADHEET; via the coding sequence ATGAAGCCGGAAATCAAGAAGCTGCTTATCTTAAATCTCCCGTATCTGCTCTTTGTCTGGCTCTTTGATAAAGTGGGCGCGGCTGTCCGGCTCTCCCCCGGCGCGGACGCGAGCGCAAAGCTGCTACATCTTGGGGACGGTTTTACCGCCGCCTTTTCCAGTATCGCGCCGAGCTTCTACCCGGCAGACTTAGCTTTAGGCATTGCGGGGGCGGTCATTGTCCGGCTGATTATCTACACCAAAGGCAAGAACGCGAAGAAATACCGCCGCGGGACAGAATACGGTTCGGCGCGTTGGGGCGGGGCTGACGACATAAAGCCGTACACAGACCCGGTATTTGAGAACAATATCCCCTTAACGCAGACGGAACGGCTCACCATGAACAGCCGCCCGAAGCAGCCGAAATACGCAAGAAACAAAAATATCCTTGTAATCGGCGGTTCCGGCAGCGGCAAGACCCGGTTCTTTGTGAAACCGTCGCTCATGCAATGTACGTCAAAGGATTTTCCAACGTCGTATATCGTCACTGACCCGAAAGGAACACTGATTTTGGAAACCGGGAAAATGTTACAGCGGTACAAATACCGTATCAAAGTGCTAAATACGATTAACTTCAAAAAATCCATGAAATACAATCCCTTTGCCTATCTGCGGAGCGAAAAGGACATTTTGAAGTTAGTCAATACCATTATCGCCAACACAAAAGGCGACGGGGAAAAATCCGGCGAGGATTTCTGGGTGAAAGCGGAAAAGCTCTACTACACCGCGCTAATCGGCTATATCTGGTATGAAGCCCCGGAGGACGAGAAAAACTTCACGACGCTGCTTGAAATGATAAATGCGTCGGAAGCCCGCGAGGACGACGAGGATTTCCAGAACCCGGTTGACCTCATGTTTGAACGTCTGGAAGAAAAAGACCCGGAGCATTTTGCGGTCAAGCAGTACCGCAAATACAAACTTGCGGCGGGCAAAACGGCGAAGTCGATTTTGATTAGCTGCGGCGCGAGGTTATCCCCATTCGACATTAAGGAACTGCGGGAGCTTATGGAAACCGACGAAATGGAGCTTGACACCATAGGCGACAGAAAGACCGCCCTTTTCGTCATTATCAGCGACACCGACGATACTTTTAACTTTGTCGTGAGTATTCTCTACACACAGTTATTCAACCTTTTATGCGACAAGGCAGATGATGAATACGGCGGGCGGCTTCCCGTCCATGTACGGTGCTTACTTGATGAATTTGCGAATATCGGGCAGATACCAAAGTTTGAAAAGCTCATTGCAACGATACGGAGCCGGGAAATATCCGCGTCAATCATCTTGCAGAGCCAGTCACAGCTAAAAGCAATCTACAAGGACAACGCCGATACCATAGTCGGCAACTGCGACACCACCCTTTTCTTGGGCGGCAAGGAAAAAACGACGCTCAAAGAAATATCGGAGATTTTAGGCAAGGAAACGATAGACAGCTTCAACACTTCCGAAACAAGGGGGCGGGAGCTTTCGCATGGGCTGAACTATCAGAAATTGGGAAAGCAGCTTATGACGGAAGATGAAATCGCAGTCATGGACGGAGGGAAATGTATCTTGCAGCTACGAGGGGTGCGCCCGTTCTTTTCGGACAAATTCGACATAACGAAGCACCCGAAATACAAGTACCTGTCCGACGCAGACCCGAAGAACGCCTTTGACATGGAAAAGCACCTTAAACGCCGCCCCGCCATTGTCAAGCCCGACGAGGTTTTTGACTATTACGAGATTGACGCAGCAGACTTACAGGAGGACGCAGACCATGAGGAAACGTAG
- a CDS encoding PcfB family protein, with protein sequence MQDEVNEKTIALYIKTGKLTAQTLQKAMKAILSKGKKQLAKPPQGKQSLKQLMKQNAGVSNIEITEGNIKAFESTAKKYGIDFALKKDATESPPRYLVFFKGRDADVLTAAFKEFSAKKLTQEKKPSIRKLLSTLKEAAQGKNAERAKVKNKDREVSL encoded by the coding sequence TTGCAGGACGAAGTAAACGAAAAGACCATAGCCCTTTACATCAAGACCGGGAAGCTGACCGCGCAGACGCTCCAAAAGGCAATGAAAGCCATACTGTCAAAGGGCAAAAAGCAGCTTGCAAAACCGCCACAGGGCAAGCAGAGCTTAAAGCAGCTTATGAAGCAGAACGCGGGCGTTTCCAACATTGAGATTACCGAGGGCAATATCAAAGCCTTTGAGAGTACGGCGAAAAAGTACGGTATCGACTTTGCGCTGAAAAAGGACGCGACGGAAAGCCCGCCCCGCTATCTGGTTTTCTTCAAGGGGCGGGACGCGGACGTGCTGACCGCCGCCTTTAAGGAATTTTCCGCAAAAAAGCTGACACAGGAGAAAAAGCCCTCAATCCGAAAGCTGCTCTCTACCCTCAAAGAAGCTGCACAGGGCAAGAACGCGGAACGGGCAAAGGTCAAGAACAAAGACAGGGAGGTATCGCTATGA
- a CDS encoding DUF5348 domain-containing protein: protein MAQKMTGALVFDERTDRYDIRFDLNSYYGGLHCGECFDVFVRGKWKPTRIEYGDNWYLVGIRAEDLNGLRVRI, encoded by the coding sequence ATGGCACAGAAAATGACAGGAGCATTGGTATTTGACGAGCGCACCGACCGTTACGACATCCGCTTTGACTTAAACAGCTACTACGGGGGCTTGCATTGCGGCGAGTGCTTTGACGTATTCGTGCGGGGCAAGTGGAAGCCGACCCGGATTGAGTACGGCGACAACTGGTATCTTGTGGGTATCAGAGCCGAGGACTTGAACGGGCTGCGGGTGCGTATCTGA
- a CDS encoding helix-turn-helix domain-containing protein, with product MAVFRVERNKGYTVMSNHHLRNKELSLKAKGLLSQMLSLPEDWDYTLKGLSLINREKIDAIREAIKELERAGYIVRSRERDEKGRLRGADYVIFEQPQPPTPDLPTLENPTLDNPTQEKPTLEKPTLENPTQLNKDIQRTDLPKKEKIITDEQSTHSIPILSPNPSPCREAATPPERKGTEATAQSAVDIYREIIKDNIDYHILKQDMKFDSDRLDEIVDLMLETVCTARKRVRIAGDDYPAELVKSKFMKLDGEHIRFVLDCMRENTTKIRNIKQYLKAALFNAPSTIGNYYTSLVAHDMASGALSPKKPQYGDPDYYSCNEGESL from the coding sequence ATGGCAGTTTTCAGAGTGGAACGGAACAAGGGCTACACCGTAATGAGCAACCACCACCTACGCAACAAGGAGCTTTCCTTAAAGGCAAAGGGGCTGCTGTCGCAAATGCTGTCACTCCCCGAAGATTGGGACTACACCTTGAAAGGCTTATCCCTTATCAACCGGGAGAAGATAGACGCTATCCGCGAAGCCATTAAGGAGCTTGAACGTGCCGGGTATATCGTCCGGTCAAGGGAGCGCGACGAGAAAGGACGCTTGCGGGGCGCGGACTATGTGATATTCGAGCAGCCGCAGCCGCCTACGCCGGATTTACCTACATTGGAAAATCCAACATTGGATAATCCAACGCAGGAAAAACCAACATTGGAAAAACCTACGTTGGAAAATCCGACGCAATTAAATAAAGATATACAAAGAACTGACTTACCAAAAAAAGAAAAAATAATTACTGATGAACAAAGTACCCATTCCATTCCTATCCTTTCCCCTAACCCCTCTCCTTGCAGAGAAGCGGCTACGCCGCCGGAACGGAAAGGAACGGAAGCGACAGCACAGAGCGCAGTTGATATATACCGGGAAATCATCAAGGACAATATCGACTACCACATTCTCAAACAGGACATGAAGTTTGACAGTGACAGGCTTGACGAGATTGTAGACCTCATGCTTGAAACCGTATGCACCGCCAGAAAGCGGGTACGGATTGCGGGGGACGACTACCCGGCAGAGCTTGTGAAGTCAAAGTTTATGAAACTAGACGGCGAGCATATCCGCTTTGTGCTTGACTGTATGCGGGAGAACACAACCAAAATCCGCAACATCAAGCAATATCTGAAAGCCGCCCTTTTCAACGCCCCGTCCACAATCGGCAACTATTACACTTCCCTTGTCGCCCATGACATGGCAAGCGGCGCACTGTCACCGAAAAAGCCGCAGTACGGCGACCCGGACTATTATTCATGCAATGAGGGCGAAAGCCTGTAA
- a CDS encoding PilT/PilU family type 4a pilus ATPase: MVTIEQMLKEAIARDASDIFLVAGHPYAFKINGEIHSMQETRLMPNDTAQLIQEIYQYALQNTYEDFLKKKDDDFSFSIPDVGRFRCNVYLQRNSQAAVLRVVRFELPDPVELNIPQVITSLAAVKKGMILVSGPAGCGKSTTLACIIDKINESRNVHIITIEDPIEYLHAHKKSIVSQREVYHDTQDYLNALRSALREAPEVILVGEMRDLETINTAVTAAETGHLILSTLHTMGAANTIDRMIDVFPSEQQQQIRVQLSMTLHAVISEQLVPATDGGIIPVFEIMIVNPAIRTQIREGKIHQLENSMIAGRDQGMITMDESLMKLYEEGRIDKEAALMYASNSERMRKKLNM, from the coding sequence ATGGTGACAATCGAACAGATGCTGAAGGAAGCAATCGCAAGGGATGCTTCGGATATATTTTTAGTAGCAGGGCATCCATATGCCTTTAAAATCAATGGAGAAATTCACTCCATGCAGGAAACCAGGCTGATGCCCAATGACACAGCTCAGCTGATTCAGGAAATTTATCAGTATGCGCTGCAGAATACCTATGAGGATTTTCTCAAAAAAAAGGATGATGATTTTTCCTTTTCCATACCGGATGTCGGGCGGTTTCGCTGCAATGTCTATCTGCAGAGAAATTCGCAGGCAGCGGTTCTGCGCGTTGTCCGCTTTGAACTTCCTGATCCTGTTGAATTGAATATACCACAGGTCATCACATCTCTTGCGGCGGTGAAAAAGGGAATGATTCTGGTAAGCGGGCCGGCTGGGTGCGGAAAATCAACGACGCTCGCCTGCATCATTGATAAAATCAACGAAAGCCGCAACGTACATATCATAACGATAGAAGATCCGATTGAATATCTGCACGCCCATAAAAAAAGTATTGTTTCTCAGCGGGAGGTGTATCACGATACACAGGATTATTTAAACGCGCTGCGTTCTGCCCTGCGGGAAGCCCCGGAGGTCATACTGGTTGGAGAAATGCGGGATCTTGAGACGATCAATACGGCAGTTACTGCCGCAGAGACCGGACATTTAATTTTATCGACCCTTCATACCATGGGGGCAGCCAATACCATTGACCGCATGATTGATGTATTTCCAAGTGAACAGCAGCAGCAGATTCGCGTACAGCTGTCCATGACGCTGCATGCTGTTATCAGTGAACAGCTGGTGCCGGCCACAGATGGGGGTATCATACCTGTTTTTGAAATTATGATTGTCAATCCGGCGATTCGTACGCAAATCAGGGAAGGAAAAATTCATCAGCTGGAAAATTCCATGATTGCAGGAAGGGATCAGGGCATGATAACCATGGATGAGAGTCTTATGAAGCTGTATGAAGAGGGCAGAATTGATAAGGAAGCTGCACTGATGTATGCGAGTAACTCGGAACGCATGCGTAAAAAGTTAAATATGTGA
- a CDS encoding PrgI family protein, translating to MAYVPVPKDLSKVKTKVAFNLTKRQIVCFAAALLFGLPLFFLLKDSTGTSLASMAMIAVMLPCFLFAMYEKHGQPLEVVVKNIIRTKFIAPKERPYRTDNFYSVLERQRKLEKEVSAIAKGNTKKQRGGKRKA from the coding sequence TTGGCGTATGTACCCGTACCCAAAGACTTATCCAAAGTCAAGACAAAAGTAGCGTTCAACCTTACCAAACGGCAGATTGTATGTTTTGCGGCGGCTCTCCTGTTCGGCTTGCCGCTTTTCTTTCTGCTCAAAGACAGCACAGGCACAAGCCTTGCGTCTATGGCTATGATTGCCGTCATGCTGCCCTGTTTCCTGTTCGCCATGTATGAAAAGCATGGACAGCCCCTTGAAGTGGTGGTGAAGAACATCATACGGACGAAATTCATAGCCCCCAAAGAACGACCATACAGGACAGACAACTTTTATTCCGTCTTAGAACGGCAGAGAAAACTTGAAAAGGAGGTATCAGCGATTGCAAAAGGAAACACGAAGAAACAGCGCGGCGGGAAGCGCAAAGCCTAA
- a CDS encoding DUF4366 domain-containing protein, whose amino-acid sequence MNKKILRTLTALCAALVLMGGFSVTAFAQTPEGEDDTDDSGVVYEEPQKEEPLTPDGNATLVDDFGGNKQLITVTTKNGNYFYILIDRDDEGENTVHFLNQVDEADLLALMEDGSTEAAPPTVCSCTDKCKAGKVNVSCPVCKDNMTACSGKEAEPETEEPPEQPKEKGNAGGLVLFLVVALLGGGGAFYYFKFMKPKQSVKGDTDLEDFDFDDYDEDEPEPDEGDGLSDEEQEDEEA is encoded by the coding sequence ATGAATAAGAAAATCCTTAGAACACTGACCGCACTTTGCGCCGCCCTTGTACTTATGGGCGGCTTTTCCGTCACCGCTTTTGCACAGACCCCGGAGGGAGAGGACGACACCGACGACAGCGGCGTTGTCTACGAGGAACCCCAAAAGGAAGAACCCCTTACCCCGGACGGGAACGCGACCCTTGTAGACGATTTCGGCGGCAACAAGCAGCTTATCACCGTAACGACCAAAAACGGCAATTACTTTTATATCCTCATTGACCGGGACGACGAGGGCGAGAATACTGTACATTTCCTTAATCAAGTAGACGAAGCCGACCTCTTAGCACTTATGGAGGACGGAAGCACCGAAGCAGCCCCGCCCACCGTTTGCAGTTGTACCGATAAATGCAAAGCCGGGAAAGTAAATGTGAGCTGCCCCGTCTGCAAGGACAACATGACCGCTTGCAGCGGCAAGGAAGCGGAGCCGGAAACCGAAGAACCGCCGGAGCAGCCCAAAGAAAAAGGCAATGCGGGCGGGCTTGTGCTTTTCCTTGTCGTGGCACTTCTTGGCGGCGGGGGCGCGTTCTATTATTTTAAGTTTATGAAGCCGAAGCAGAGCGTCAAGGGCGACACCGACCTTGAAGATTTCGATTTTGACGACTACGACGAGGACGAGCCGGAGCCGGACGAGGGGGACGGGCTTTCTGATGAAGAACAGGAGGACGAGGAAGCATGA
- a CDS encoding recombinase family protein, whose amino-acid sequence MSVARKTLIFQCFQKYRYLTSALKRPHMQEMLKAIAAADQEIIIYVWLASRLSRDANHCNSLRYVFSKYNVTVISDNRDWASLEDIELHPDKTIGPRIITLSDETEVHRDRKRTRIGLTTSAYKGNYTKGGKMPPTGYLFKNNPGENAKGRKVEIDIAYVETMLYILTQIHDYKRSLDSLAIELDSKQACGVHWSYTKIYRAVTDPIIYGRLLTSYVDIRDHSPAYCSQKYYEEIQKILHGRRKEYHYKYLFKNLIKCEDCDCWCSEIPTIHYPRNGNRKGRRVYKYYYCPSCKKRINEQILLNKIIHHINEILDETTNFEVVEGISRRIGKIGKRLKFLDFEYEEGYLDDDSYIAERKKLLSKKRNLDKDMKRLRNKAIKKFNEYTYLEQKQIIKRSFLCIHLDLNTKTIIKIEKLEK is encoded by the coding sequence TTGTCCGTCGCTCGAAAAACCTTGATTTTCCAGTGTTTTCAAAAGTATCGTTATCTAACGTCAGCTTTAAAGCGTCCCCATATGCAGGAGATGTTGAAGGCCATAGCTGCAGCGGATCAAGAAATAATCATCTATGTCTGGTTAGCATCCAGATTATCCAGAGATGCGAATCATTGCAACTCTCTTCGTTATGTTTTTAGCAAGTACAATGTCACCGTCATCTCTGATAATAGAGATTGGGCTAGTTTAGAAGATATCGAATTACATCCGGATAAGACGATCGGTCCACGGATCATTACACTTTCCGATGAAACAGAAGTGCATCGTGATCGTAAGAGAACACGTATAGGTCTAACCACATCAGCTTACAAAGGTAATTACACAAAAGGAGGAAAGATGCCACCTACCGGATATCTATTTAAGAATAATCCAGGTGAGAATGCTAAAGGAAGAAAAGTAGAAATCGATATTGCATATGTCGAAACGATGCTATATATCCTAACTCAGATTCATGATTACAAAAGATCATTGGACTCACTGGCAATCGAATTAGATTCCAAACAGGCTTGTGGAGTACACTGGTCTTATACAAAAATCTACAGAGCAGTCACGGATCCTATCATATATGGAAGACTCTTGACATCGTATGTTGACATACGAGATCATTCTCCGGCATATTGTTCACAGAAATATTACGAAGAGATACAGAAAATATTGCATGGGAGAAGGAAAGAATATCATTACAAATATCTATTCAAAAATCTAATCAAATGTGAAGACTGTGATTGCTGGTGTAGTGAGATTCCTACGATCCACTATCCGCGCAACGGAAATAGAAAAGGAAGAAGAGTCTATAAATATTATTATTGTCCTAGTTGTAAAAAGAGGATCAACGAACAGATCCTTTTAAATAAAATAATCCATCATATCAATGAAATTCTGGATGAGACTACGAATTTTGAAGTTGTAGAAGGTATCTCCAGAAGGATAGGCAAAATAGGGAAACGATTAAAATTCCTTGACTTTGAATATGAAGAGGGTTACCTCGATGATGATTCTTATATCGCAGAGCGCAAGAAACTGCTATCTAAGAAAAGGAATCTAGATAAGGATATGAAAAGATTGAGAAATAAAGCAATAAAAAAATTCAATGAGTATACATATTTAGAACAAAAACAGATCATCAAAAGATCATTCCTTTGTATTCATTTAGATTTGAATACCAAGACCATCATCAAAATTGAAAAATTAGAGAAGTGA
- a CDS encoding DUF4860 domain-containing protein codes for MRQRHSIDILFSLSLFTVFVICAFLVLLFQAGSYQAIIKQGEEVERMHTPLAYLRAKIRSADEDGAVSVRQLEDTDAIVIHDKKERTVTYIYEYEGKLRELYASEEVKPMLSAGTSLFTVYDFEAQENGGLLQVSIHDEQGKASRMMMELKSE; via the coding sequence ATGAGACAACGACATTCCATTGATATTTTGTTCTCTCTATCGTTATTTACTGTATTTGTAATCTGTGCGTTTCTGGTGCTTCTGTTTCAGGCCGGAAGCTATCAGGCTATCATTAAGCAGGGGGAAGAGGTCGAGCGTATGCATACACCCCTGGCATATCTACGCGCAAAAATCAGAAGTGCGGACGAAGACGGGGCCGTATCTGTGAGACAGCTGGAGGACACGGATGCGATTGTAATACACGATAAGAAAGAACGTACTGTTACCTATATATATGAATATGAGGGAAAGCTGCGGGAGCTGTATGCGAGTGAGGAAGTGAAGCCGATGCTTTCTGCAGGGACATCACTGTTTACCGTTTATGACTTTGAAGCACAGGAAAATGGAGGTCTGCTGCAAGTGAGCATCCACGATGAGCAGGGGAAAGCCAGCCGTATGATGATGGAGCTGAAGAGTGAGTAA
- a CDS encoding site-specific DNA-methyltransferase, translating to MNGLKTDTIINRDALYALRELPEESVHCCVTSPPYYALRDYGLDMQIGREDTPEQYIDRLTEVFRELRRVLRSDGTLWLNIADTYCGTGNKGYHADPKNPKGRNGQQIARNNRVSGCKQKDLIGIPWLLAFALRADGWYLRSDIIWQKENPMPESVKDRPTRCYEHIFLLTKSKKYFYDAAAIAEPLAPTTAARYRTGRSAGQKYADEIPGQGKVQGLNRARSGSYYDEALMPTMRNRRDVWLINTVPYKGGHFAAFPPKLAETCIKAGCPKGGVVLDPFFGSGTTGAAARQLDRHYIGIEINAEYCALARARIGGTDT from the coding sequence ATGAACGGGCTGAAAACTGACACAATCATCAACCGGGACGCGCTCTATGCCTTGCGGGAGCTTCCAGAGGAAAGCGTACACTGTTGCGTCACAAGCCCGCCCTACTATGCGCTTAGAGATTATGGGCTTGATATGCAGATTGGGCGGGAGGACACGCCGGAGCAGTACATTGACAGGCTGACCGAGGTTTTCCGCGAGCTGCGCCGGGTACTGCGTTCTGACGGTACGCTCTGGCTGAATATCGCGGACACTTACTGCGGCACAGGAAATAAAGGCTACCATGCAGACCCGAAGAACCCGAAAGGCAGAAACGGACAGCAGATTGCAAGAAACAACCGCGTTTCCGGCTGCAAACAAAAGGACTTAATCGGTATTCCCTGGCTTTTAGCCTTTGCCCTACGCGCTGACGGGTGGTATTTACGGAGCGACATTATCTGGCAGAAAGAAAACCCCATGCCGGAGAGCGTGAAAGACCGCCCTACCCGCTGCTATGAACATATCTTTCTGCTTACGAAGTCAAAGAAATATTTCTATGACGCAGCCGCCATAGCCGAGCCGTTAGCCCCCACAACGGCGGCGCGGTACCGCACCGGGCGCAGCGCGGGACAGAAATATGCGGACGAAATACCTGGACAGGGGAAAGTACAGGGGCTTAACCGGGCGCGAAGCGGCAGCTACTACGACGAAGCCCTCATGCCGACCATGCGGAACAGGCGGGACGTGTGGCTTATCAATACCGTTCCCTACAAGGGCGGGCATTTCGCCGCGTTCCCGCCAAAACTTGCCGAAACCTGTATCAAGGCGGGCTGTCCGAAAGGCGGCGTTGTGCTTGACCCCTTTTTCGGCAGCGGCACGACGGGGGCAGCCGCAAGGCAGCTTGACAGGCATTATATAGGCATTGAGATAAACGCCGAGTATTGCGCCCTTGCAAGGGCGCGGATTGGAGGGACAGACACATAA
- a CDS encoding DUF4315 family protein: MAMNKIERIDKEIAKTREKITEYQNKLRGLEAQKTEAENLQIVQLVRSMRLSPHELSAMLSGGGIPGMEAAPGYPAEPADHDNEEMEDTENE, encoded by the coding sequence ATGGCTATGAACAAAATTGAACGTATCGACAAGGAGATTGCAAAGACCCGCGAGAAAATCACCGAGTACCAGAATAAATTAAGGGGGCTTGAAGCGCAGAAAACCGAAGCGGAAAACCTGCAAATCGTACAGCTTGTGCGCTCCATGCGCCTTTCCCCGCATGAGCTTTCCGCTATGCTTTCCGGGGGCGGTATTCCGGGCATGGAAGCCGCGCCGGGCTACCCCGCAGAACCCGCAGACCATGACAACGAAGAAATGGAGGACACCGAGAATGAATAA
- a CDS encoding oleate hydratase — protein sequence MKRQTKKLAAGAAAAAAGIAAATAVRHVTKKREQSAQSMVSSGREGERQAYLIGGGLASLSAAAYLIQDGGFHGENIHIMEGMSILGGSNDGAGTMQNGFVCRGGRMLNEETYENFWDLFSSIPSLDWPGKSVTEEILNFDHLHPTHAQARLVDRYGVIQDVRSMQFNNTDRFLMTKLLATPEEKLDDVTIEQWFKDSPHFFTTNFWYMWQTTFAFQKWSSAFEFRRYMNRMILEFPRIETLEGVTRTPYNQYESVILPLKVYLEGFGVDFSIRAVVEDLDFKEDSVTVTDIHLLENGKQRTIHLEDSDLCIMTNGCMTDCATLGDFKTPAPYEPKDPISAQLWKRVAEKKPVLGDPTPFFGKPEETNWESFTVTMKGNRMLKMIEQFSGNIPGSGALMTFKDSSWLMSIVVAAQPHFKAQDANTTIFWGYGLYTDALGDYVKKPMRECSGEEILMELIHHLHFEENTKDIMESVVNVIPCMMPYIDSQFQPRAMSDRPLVIPSGSTNFAMISQFVEIPEDMVFTEEYSVRAARMAVYGLLGIEKKLCPVTPYHKNPKVLAVAAKTMLR from the coding sequence ATGAAGAGACAGACAAAGAAACTTGCTGCAGGTGCAGCGGCTGCTGCAGCGGGTATTGCAGCAGCAACGGCAGTGCGTCATGTTACGAAGAAACGCGAACAGAGTGCCCAGAGCATGGTGAGCAGCGGAAGAGAAGGGGAACGGCAGGCCTATCTGATTGGCGGCGGTCTGGCTTCCTTATCGGCAGCGGCTTACCTTATTCAGGATGGCGGCTTTCATGGAGAGAATATTCATATCATGGAAGGGATGAGCATCCTTGGCGGAAGCAATGACGGTGCAGGGACGATGCAGAATGGGTTTGTCTGCCGCGGGGGCAGAATGCTGAATGAGGAAACCTATGAGAATTTCTGGGACTTGTTTTCCTCCATTCCTTCTCTGGACTGGCCGGGAAAAAGTGTGACCGAAGAAATATTGAATTTTGATCACCTGCATCCAACGCATGCGCAGGCAAGACTGGTGGATCGTTATGGCGTGATTCAGGATGTGCGCAGCATGCAGTTTAACAATACCGACCGCTTTCTGATGACAAAGCTGCTTGCAACACCGGAAGAAAAGCTGGATGATGTAACCATTGAACAGTGGTTTAAGGATAGTCCGCATTTCTTCACTACAAATTTCTGGTATATGTGGCAGACAACCTTTGCTTTTCAGAAATGGTCTAGTGCATTTGAATTCCGCCGGTATATGAATCGTATGATTCTGGAGTTTCCACGCATTGAAACGCTTGAGGGAGTAACCAGAACACCATACAACCAGTATGAATCTGTGATTCTTCCGTTAAAGGTATATCTGGAGGGCTTTGGTGTGGATTTCAGCATTCGTGCTGTTGTCGAGGATCTGGATTTTAAGGAAGACAGTGTAACAGTTACAGATATTCATCTCTTGGAAAATGGAAAACAGCGCACCATCCATCTGGAGGACAGTGATTTATGTATTATGACAAATGGCTGTATGACAGATTGTGCAACGCTTGGTGATTTTAAAACACCGGCACCTTATGAACCAAAGGATCCGATTTCAGCGCAGCTGTGGAAACGAGTTGCAGAAAAGAAGCCGGTTTTGGGCGATCCAACGCCATTCTTTGGTAAGCCGGAGGAGACCAACTGGGAGAGCTTCACTGTCACGATGAAAGGGAACAGGATGCTGAAAATGATTGAGCAGTTCTCCGGCAATATTCCGGGCAGTGGTGCACTTATGACCTTTAAGGATTCCAGCTGGCTGATGTCCATTGTAGTGGCAGCACAGCCACATTTCAAGGCACAGGATGCCAATACAACAATTTTCTGGGGCTATGGCCTGTATACGGATGCGCTTGGTGATTACGTGAAAAAACCGATGCGGGAGTGCAGCGGTGAGGAAATTCTGATGGAGCTGATTCACCATCTGCATTTTGAAGAGAATACGAAGGATATCATGGAATCCGTAGTGAACGTCATCCCATGCATGATGCCGTATATCGATTCACAATTCCAGCCAAGAGCGATGAGTGATCGTCCGCTGGTTATCCCAAGCGGCTCTACCAATTTTGCCATGATTTCACAATTTGTGGAGATTCCGGAGGATATGGTATTCACGGAGGAATATTCTGTACGCGCAGCACGTATGGCAGTTTACGGACTGCTTGGTATTGAGAAGAAGCTGTGCCCGGTGACACCGTATCATAAAAATCCAAAGGTTCTCGCAGTCGCAGCAAAAACAATGCTTCGCTGA